One Bartonella sp. TP genomic window carries:
- the plsY gene encoding glycerol-3-phosphate 1-O-acyltransferase PlsY — protein MKYEIIFTLSLAYLLGSIPFGYIFTKLYGLGDLRTKGSGNIGATNALRVGGRKLAIFTLLADAAKGLAAVWLGRIAYAHGVILPWPTEAAFIVMLHGALAIIGHIFPIFLKFHGGKGVSTFIGALAGFSPGLALIFIGCWVIIAFISRYSSLAALISIWICCDITAIRYTNLPISILFMLIAVLISYCHRENIKRLITGCENKIGTKKHDSQ, from the coding sequence GTGAAGTATGAGATTATATTTACTTTATCATTAGCCTATTTATTAGGCAGCATCCCCTTTGGCTATATTTTTACCAAGCTATATGGACTTGGCGATTTACGAACAAAAGGATCCGGCAATATAGGTGCAACTAATGCCCTAAGAGTAGGAGGTCGCAAATTAGCCATATTTACTCTATTGGCTGACGCAGCGAAAGGCCTTGCCGCGGTTTGGCTGGGCCGTATTGCTTACGCTCACGGAGTAATTTTGCCATGGCCAACAGAAGCTGCCTTTATTGTGATGTTGCACGGAGCTTTAGCAATAATAGGCCATATTTTTCCTATATTTTTAAAATTTCATGGAGGCAAAGGCGTATCTACCTTTATTGGAGCCCTAGCTGGATTTTCTCCAGGCTTAGCATTGATTTTCATCGGTTGCTGGGTAATAATAGCCTTTATATCACGATATTCTTCTCTGGCCGCGTTAATCTCTATTTGGATATGCTGCGACATTACAGCTATAAGATACACAAATCTGCCAATTTCTATATTATTTATGCTTATTGCAGTATTAATTAGCTACTGTCATCGTGAAAATATAAAACGCTTAATCACAGGGTGTGAAAATAAAATTGGCACAAAAAAGCATGATTCTCAATAA
- the dprA gene encoding DNA-processing protein DprA, which produces MILNKQKSVLLSYEEKCSWLRLIRSENVSDAVFWQLLKRYGSPQNALQVLPILAKKGGMKAKIKIAELNTIEQELEEATENGIEYIFAGQENYPALLYQMPYSPPVLAIYGNIAQLTKPTVALVGSRRATNAGLQLSASFAEHLGEAGFTIISGFASGIDTAAHRAAVKTGTVVVLAGGAGHIYPQENYKLYHEIIDNNGLIISEHSFNYTPTGADFPKRNRIVAGLSLGLVVIEATRRSGTLITARLAAQYNRLVFATPQNLLHPQTQGNNDLLKSGAMVATSPQDVIECLLPLSAKPLPGQLYLLESESTNLVPTEPIKHKENDLECDAAIIEKVLNNLTYSGINIKTLAFLTQTTIEEVKDALLILELAGKITRRKDGSPALRILL; this is translated from the coding sequence ATGATTCTCAATAAACAAAAATCAGTATTGCTTAGCTATGAAGAAAAATGTAGCTGGCTAAGGCTAATACGTAGTGAAAATGTTTCCGATGCGGTATTTTGGCAGTTATTAAAACGCTATGGTAGCCCACAAAATGCATTGCAAGTTTTGCCAATATTAGCAAAAAAAGGCGGCATGAAGGCTAAAATCAAAATAGCTGAATTAAATACTATTGAGCAAGAGCTAGAAGAGGCTACAGAAAATGGCATAGAATATATCTTTGCTGGTCAAGAAAATTATCCAGCTCTCTTGTATCAAATGCCCTACTCCCCACCTGTATTGGCCATATATGGCAATATAGCCCAATTGACAAAGCCAACTGTTGCGCTTGTTGGCTCGCGCCGCGCTACCAATGCAGGCTTACAATTGTCAGCTAGTTTCGCTGAGCACCTTGGCGAAGCAGGCTTTACCATAATTTCTGGATTCGCTTCTGGCATCGACACAGCGGCCCATAGAGCCGCAGTAAAAACAGGCACTGTAGTAGTTTTAGCTGGTGGCGCTGGCCACATTTATCCACAAGAAAATTATAAACTTTATCATGAAATCATCGACAATAATGGTCTTATCATTAGCGAACATAGCTTTAATTATACACCAACTGGAGCGGACTTTCCAAAGCGAAACCGTATTGTTGCTGGACTAAGCTTAGGCTTGGTCGTAATAGAAGCTACACGAAGATCTGGTACGCTAATAACAGCAAGACTCGCCGCACAATATAACCGTTTAGTATTCGCAACCCCACAAAATTTGTTACACCCACAAACACAGGGAAATAATGACTTATTAAAGTCTGGAGCTATGGTAGCTACATCACCACAAGACGTAATTGAATGTCTATTGCCATTATCGGCCAAACCCTTACCAGGACAATTATATTTACTAGAATCTGAAAGCACTAACTTAGTGCCAACAGAGCCAATCAAACACAAAGAAAATGACTTAGAGTGTGATGCCGCAATAATAGAAAAAGTTCTAAACAACTTAACCTATAGTGGCATAAATATAAAAACATTAGCTTTTTTAACGCAAACTACTATTGAAGAAGTTAAAGATGCGTTATTGATTTTAGAACTGGCAGGAAAAATCACGCGACGTAAAGACGGCAGCCCCGCTTTGCGAATTTTGCTTTGA
- the gatA gene encoding Asp-tRNA(Asn)/Glu-tRNA(Gln) amidotransferase subunit GatA, translated as MADLTKLSIWQAREKLQKKEISATELTRAYLHEIENANEKLNAYVAVTAELALDMAKQCDENLQKNHMRNLEGIPLGIKDLFATKNVHSQACSHILDGFKPPYESTVTANLWADGAVMLGKLNMDEFAMGSSNETSYYGPAVNPWRADDSDVALVAGGSSGGSSSAVASFLCAGATATDTGGSIRQPAAFTATVGIKPTYGRCSRWGIFAFASSLDQAGPIARNVRDSAILLRSMASYDKKDATSVDIAVPNYEDSIGDSIKGKKIGVPLEYRDAMMSKEILKIWDDGVKFLADAGAEIVNVSLEYSKYALAVYYIIASAEASSNLARYDGSRFGLRMPATDINEMYEKTRSAGFGPEVQRRILTGTFVLSSGYYEQYFLKAQRVRSLIKHDFDVAFASGVDAILTPTTPSLPFAIGEKNKAKDFVSMYLNDIFTVNVNMAGLPAISVPAGLSENHLPLSLQLIGRPFEESTLFQLAQVIESNAGSFTPDRWW; from the coding sequence ATGGCAGATTTAACAAAGCTTAGCATTTGGCAAGCACGTGAGAAATTACAAAAAAAAGAAATTAGTGCTACAGAGCTAACGCGAGCTTACTTGCATGAAATTGAAAATGCTAATGAAAAGCTAAATGCTTATGTGGCTGTAACTGCAGAGCTAGCTTTAGATATGGCTAAGCAATGCGATGAAAATTTGCAAAAGAATCATATGCGAAACCTAGAAGGTATACCCCTTGGTATAAAAGATTTATTTGCCACAAAAAATGTGCACAGCCAAGCTTGCTCGCATATTCTAGATGGTTTTAAGCCGCCTTATGAATCAACGGTTACAGCAAATTTATGGGCAGATGGGGCTGTAATGTTGGGCAAACTAAACATGGACGAGTTTGCCATGGGCTCTTCTAATGAAACTTCTTATTATGGGCCAGCAGTTAATCCATGGCGAGCGGATGATAGTGACGTAGCTTTAGTGGCTGGTGGTTCTTCTGGTGGTTCTTCTTCTGCTGTGGCTAGTTTTTTATGCGCTGGCGCTACAGCTACAGATACTGGTGGGTCAATACGTCAGCCTGCAGCATTTACTGCTACAGTGGGAATTAAACCAACTTATGGGCGCTGCTCACGCTGGGGAATTTTTGCTTTTGCCTCTTCTTTAGATCAAGCTGGGCCAATAGCACGCAATGTACGTGATAGCGCAATTTTATTGCGCTCTATGGCTTCTTATGACAAAAAAGATGCAACAAGTGTAGATATAGCAGTGCCTAATTATGAGGACAGCATAGGTGATTCTATAAAAGGCAAAAAAATTGGTGTTCCATTAGAATACCGCGACGCTATGATGTCGAAAGAGATACTAAAAATTTGGGATGACGGAGTTAAATTTTTAGCGGATGCAGGCGCCGAAATAGTTAATGTTTCTCTTGAATATTCTAAATACGCCTTGGCGGTTTATTATATTATTGCTTCGGCAGAAGCTTCCTCTAACCTTGCACGTTATGATGGTTCTCGTTTTGGTTTGCGTATGCCTGCAACAGATATTAATGAAATGTATGAAAAAACTAGAAGTGCTGGCTTTGGCCCTGAAGTTCAGCGCCGTATTTTAACTGGAACTTTTGTGCTTTCTTCTGGATATTATGAGCAGTATTTTTTAAAGGCTCAGCGCGTGCGTAGCCTTATAAAACATGATTTTGATGTTGCTTTTGCTTCCGGAGTAGATGCAATATTAACGCCGACTACCCCCTCATTGCCATTTGCTATAGGTGAAAAAAATAAAGCAAAAGATTTTGTATCGATGTATCTAAATGATATCTTTACGGTTAATGTAAATATGGCTGGGTTGCCAGCTATCTCTGTTCCGGCAGGTCTTAGTGAGAATCATCTACCATTGAGTCTACAATTAATCGGGCGTCCTTTTGAAGAAAGCACCTTATTTCAGCTTGCACAGGTAATAGAAAGTAATGCAGGTAGCTTTACTCCTGATCGTTGGTGGTAG
- the ruvX gene encoding Holliday junction resolvase RuvX, which yields MTCIKIEELAPYLQKDSTLAGLDLGSKTIGLAISDIGYNFAYPRPLLRRKKFVTDAALLLERLKAERVAAIVIGLPINMNGSMGPRVQSTRSFVSNMANYTELPFIFWDERLSTVAAERTLIEMDMSRKKRADHIDSNAACFILQGALDRWRAITTK from the coding sequence ATGACTTGTATTAAAATAGAAGAATTAGCCCCATATTTACAGAAAGATAGCACCTTAGCAGGCCTTGACTTAGGCTCTAAAACTATAGGCTTAGCGATTAGTGATATAGGTTATAACTTTGCTTATCCGCGCCCATTACTTAGACGTAAAAAATTTGTAACAGATGCAGCCTTGTTATTAGAACGCTTAAAAGCAGAGCGAGTAGCAGCTATAGTTATTGGGTTGCCAATAAATATGAATGGCAGCATGGGCCCAAGAGTGCAATCTACGCGCAGTTTTGTAAGCAATATGGCAAATTATACAGAATTACCATTTATTTTCTGGGATGAAAGACTTTCAACCGTAGCGGCAGAGCGAACACTTATAGAAATGGATATGTCGCGCAAAAAACGCGCTGATCACATTGATTCTAACGCTGCATGTTTTATTTTGCAAGGCGCTTTAGATCGTTGGCGAGCAATAACCACAAAATAA
- the radC gene encoding DNA repair protein RadC codes for MTEKKKTSRRVRPKQKVELEENISFASHLPYESTILPESEPRRPIVKISLKEEKAHYLGHRERLRERFMNSNSTIVDYELLELILFRSIIRADVKPLAKRLIGYFGSMFDVFGAEYKELLAIPGCGPSTAIDIKIIHQLLKRLTLAPLSKKQSIFPLWEALLNHCRLKLSSEKREHFYILFLDKKNALLSEELQQIGTIDHTPVYPREVLRRILDLGATSIVLVHNHPSGDPEPSSSDIEITLRLQAAVEPLGIAVQDHLIIGRNSYCSLKQSGFL; via the coding sequence ATGACAGAAAAGAAAAAAACGAGCCGCCGGGTTCGTCCAAAACAGAAAGTAGAACTAGAAGAAAACATAAGCTTTGCCTCACACCTGCCTTATGAATCAACAATACTTCCTGAAAGTGAGCCAAGACGACCAATAGTAAAAATTTCACTAAAAGAAGAAAAAGCTCATTATTTAGGCCATAGAGAACGGCTAAGAGAGCGCTTTATGAATTCAAACTCAACAATAGTAGATTATGAATTATTAGAGCTTATTTTATTTCGCTCAATTATACGCGCTGACGTCAAGCCATTGGCAAAAAGGCTAATCGGATATTTCGGCTCAATGTTCGATGTCTTTGGCGCAGAATATAAGGAATTATTAGCGATACCAGGCTGCGGACCAAGTACTGCAATAGATATAAAAATTATCCACCAGCTACTTAAAAGACTAACTCTTGCTCCACTTTCTAAAAAACAATCCATTTTTCCTTTGTGGGAGGCTTTATTAAATCACTGCCGCCTTAAATTATCTAGCGAAAAACGGGAGCATTTTTATATTTTATTTTTAGATAAGAAAAATGCTTTATTAAGCGAAGAGCTACAGCAAATTGGCACTATTGACCACACCCCTGTATACCCACGAGAAGTATTACGACGAATTTTAGATTTAGGTGCCACTTCAATAGTCTTGGTGCATAACCACCCATCTGGCGATCCAGAGCCCTCTAGTTCAGACATAGAGATAACCTTAAGATTGCAAGCAGCTGTTGAGCCGCTAGGCATCGCTGTTCAAGATCACTTGATTATCGGTAGAAACTCTTATTGTAGCTTAAAACAATCTGGCTTTTTGTAA
- a CDS encoding DUF3126 family protein translates to MNEIEIQKIERYLQKRFNNSALKLKPYPKSPDSAEVYSGSEFIGIIYKDEEDGELSYNFSMAILDLDLDNI, encoded by the coding sequence ATGAATGAAATAGAAATACAAAAAATTGAACGCTATCTGCAAAAGCGATTTAACAATTCGGCTCTAAAGCTTAAACCCTATCCAAAAAGCCCGGATTCTGCTGAAGTTTATAGTGGCTCGGAATTTATAGGTATAATTTATAAAGATGAGGAAGATGGTGAGCTTTCATATAATTTCTCTATGGCTATCTTAGATTTAGATCTTGATAATATATAA
- a CDS encoding alpha/beta hydrolase: MMESTKKLFLHNDIKLSFFDEGQGDPILLIHGFASNAKINWIDTGWFKLLLEANYRVVAIDNRGHGDSEKIYDRSAYTPELMAGDALALLRHLNIEKTHLMGYSMGARISAYFSLLYPEYIRSVIFGGLGMGMITGAGSWEVIAEALLAPDISDITDPRGLMFRKFADNTKSDKQALAACVVSSKKELTKEQVQHIMQPALVVVGDQDEISGSAQELAEILPNGQAVTLKGRNHMLAVGDRCYKKAVLNFLMANKL, encoded by the coding sequence ATGATGGAAAGCACAAAAAAATTATTTTTGCACAATGATATTAAGCTTAGCTTTTTTGACGAAGGGCAGGGCGATCCAATTTTATTGATTCATGGCTTTGCTTCAAACGCGAAGATAAATTGGATTGATACTGGGTGGTTCAAGCTTTTACTAGAGGCAAATTATAGGGTAGTTGCTATAGATAATCGAGGTCATGGCGATTCCGAAAAAATCTATGACCGCTCTGCTTACACGCCAGAGCTCATGGCTGGTGACGCCTTGGCCTTGTTGCGCCATTTAAACATAGAAAAAACGCATCTCATGGGTTATTCCATGGGAGCGCGAATCAGTGCTTATTTTTCTTTGTTATATCCAGAATATATCCGTAGCGTAATTTTTGGTGGACTAGGTATGGGAATGATAACTGGTGCAGGCTCTTGGGAGGTGATAGCTGAAGCGTTATTGGCTCCGGATATTAGCGATATTACAGATCCACGTGGCTTGATGTTTCGAAAATTTGCAGATAATACAAAGAGCGATAAGCAAGCTTTAGCTGCCTGTGTTGTTTCTTCAAAAAAAGAATTGACTAAAGAGCAAGTCCAGCATATTATGCAACCGGCCTTAGTAGTCGTTGGCGACCAAGATGAAATCTCCGGTAGCGCTCAGGAGCTAGCAGAAATTCTGCCCAATGGCCAAGCTGTTACGCTAAAAGGGCGTAATCATATGTTGGCTGTAGGTGACAGGTGCTACAAGAAGGCTGTATTAAATTTTTTGATGGCGAATAAATTATGA
- a CDS encoding amidohydrolase family protein, translated as MNLELLKNHSPKQLLIFKNAHIIDPAQGIDSIGALLVQDKKILAIELGQNYESMQNDAIVIDVSNKLICPGIVNLQNYIPKLTKESVKELGNEAAAAGITSLLIMPTAPQIIDNVILLEWLNYTAEQYSAVNLLPAAALTKEAKSELMNDYGLLKNAGAIALSDGQNTIGNSAIMRQLMLYARDFNLPILHQPQDKNLALHNGAPFEAAEGQLASWLGLTTSPKEAEIIGLERDLRLASMTQTRYHAMNISCNASCKALERAKSDNQNISAAASIAHLSFNQNDIGNFSTNYKYHPPLRAEEERQALVASLNNGTIDAISCAPNKLSKYSSPEIFSHAPFASMNLQSLLPLSLRLYHAEALPLSTIIAALTCNPAKILGINAGTLRREHSADFLIVDLYEPWQIEGRAVQGKVQASFVNGKLIFA; from the coding sequence ATGAACTTAGAATTATTAAAAAATCACTCACCAAAACAACTTTTAATATTTAAAAATGCTCACATTATCGATCCAGCGCAAGGGATAGATTCTATTGGCGCGCTATTGGTACAAGACAAAAAAATACTAGCTATAGAACTTGGGCAAAATTATGAATCTATGCAAAATGACGCCATCGTAATAGATGTAAGCAATAAACTTATCTGTCCCGGTATTGTGAATCTGCAAAATTATATACCAAAGCTAACTAAAGAATCTGTGAAAGAGCTTGGAAACGAAGCGGCCGCGGCTGGCATTACTAGCCTATTGATCATGCCAACCGCACCACAAATTATAGATAACGTAATATTGCTAGAATGGCTAAACTATACTGCCGAGCAATATTCTGCGGTAAATTTATTACCAGCTGCGGCTCTTACCAAAGAAGCAAAATCAGAACTTATGAATGATTACGGTTTACTGAAAAATGCTGGCGCAATAGCATTGAGCGATGGTCAAAATACAATTGGTAACAGCGCTATTATGCGTCAACTCATGTTGTACGCGCGCGATTTTAACCTGCCAATTTTGCATCAACCACAAGATAAAAATTTAGCCTTACACAATGGAGCTCCTTTCGAGGCAGCTGAAGGACAATTGGCTAGCTGGCTTGGCCTAACTACTTCGCCTAAAGAAGCCGAAATTATTGGACTCGAGCGTGATTTGCGCCTGGCTTCCATGACCCAAACTAGATATCATGCTATGAATATAAGCTGTAACGCGTCATGCAAAGCTTTAGAGCGCGCTAAATCTGACAATCAAAACATTTCAGCAGCAGCCTCTATAGCACATCTTTCTTTCAACCAAAATGATATTGGAAATTTTTCAACTAACTATAAGTATCATCCCCCGTTGCGTGCTGAGGAAGAACGCCAAGCCTTGGTAGCTTCACTTAACAATGGTACCATAGATGCTATTAGCTGCGCGCCCAATAAGCTTAGCAAGTATTCTAGCCCTGAGATATTTTCTCACGCTCCGTTTGCTTCTATGAACTTACAAAGCCTACTACCCCTTAGTCTAAGATTATACCATGCAGAAGCATTGCCACTTTCTACCATTATAGCCGCCCTTACTTGCAATCCTGCTAAAATATTAGGAATTAATGCTGGTACATTACGACGCGAACATAGCGCAGACTTTCTTATCGTAGATTTATACGAACCCTGGCAGATCGAAGGTAGAGCAGTACAGGGCAAAGTGCAAGCTAGTTTTGTAAATGGCAAACTAATATTCGCTTAA
- a CDS encoding acyl-CoA dehydrogenase family protein produces the protein MPHFENNRFGRSNAFLSDTILFKIASGLPGNLLGSFEEVGEFVSNRDAQDLARLANQYRPKLYLSDEFGNIQSRIEIHPAYHALSRRSKHIGLVSSLWEEDSEENGLRYQARAIRLFLMAGLENGHLDEIIQTNAGIAALLNETELYQMLKPYLLNRQYDSADKEILKKNSISLALATKKDSGHNFAKMLSSDAGLVMNNYAVNANNCVVANPNADAFYIIAELGGARCCFLVPKYDMNGKANNIKINYLMDNAGYCSRPLAKVSFANSVGWMIGQVGEGNKIADTIDIMLQFDQTVIAISSMWSALQFTIETLSHKNEGSTLSALTTRIFADIALDIAAAQSLVFRLARAFDNSVSDKAEAAFARILTPIVAYWANALTMPILGELIAHLGIEAYNETAFLPRFLKDAPVRSLSSKNLNELVLDVLNSAHKAPNLMQNIFQQIAPSSSSLGEKTHEVLNAAMRLALSDEAAGRFFIEQIAYAASCSALEQLGEPQIIAAFSESRLGGGWRSSYGTLNMRHNAEQILQILYPAF, from the coding sequence GTGCCACATTTTGAAAATAATCGCTTTGGTCGCAGTAATGCTTTTTTAAGCGATACCATATTATTTAAAATTGCTTCTGGGTTGCCTGGTAATTTGCTTGGTTCTTTTGAAGAAGTCGGGGAGTTTGTAAGTAATCGGGATGCTCAAGATCTGGCGCGCTTAGCAAATCAATATAGACCTAAATTATATTTGAGTGACGAATTTGGCAACATACAGTCGCGTATAGAGATCCACCCTGCTTACCATGCTTTATCGCGTCGCTCTAAGCATATAGGGCTGGTGAGTTCCTTATGGGAAGAAGATAGTGAGGAAAATGGTTTGCGCTATCAAGCTCGGGCTATTAGATTATTTTTGATGGCTGGTTTAGAAAATGGGCATTTAGATGAGATTATTCAAACCAATGCTGGCATAGCCGCTTTGCTTAATGAAACTGAATTGTACCAAATGCTCAAACCATATTTGTTAAACCGCCAATATGATTCGGCCGATAAAGAGATACTTAAAAAGAATAGTATTTCGCTAGCCTTAGCTACAAAAAAAGATAGCGGGCATAATTTTGCAAAAATGTTGAGCTCAGATGCCGGCTTGGTAATGAATAATTACGCAGTAAACGCAAATAATTGTGTTGTTGCTAATCCGAATGCGGATGCTTTTTATATTATCGCGGAACTTGGCGGTGCTCGTTGTTGCTTTTTGGTACCTAAATATGACATGAATGGTAAAGCTAACAATATAAAAATAAATTATTTGATGGATAATGCTGGTTATTGTTCGCGTCCTTTGGCCAAAGTTAGCTTTGCTAATAGTGTGGGGTGGATGATAGGCCAAGTAGGCGAAGGAAATAAAATAGCTGATACTATTGATATTATGTTGCAGTTTGATCAGACAGTCATAGCAATTAGCAGCATGTGGTCGGCCCTACAATTTACAATAGAGACTTTGAGCCATAAAAATGAAGGCTCCACTCTGTCTGCGCTTACAACGCGGATCTTTGCCGATATTGCTTTGGATATAGCTGCTGCTCAAAGTTTAGTTTTTCGTTTGGCTCGGGCTTTTGATAACTCGGTTTCTGATAAAGCAGAGGCCGCTTTTGCTAGGATTCTTACGCCTATAGTCGCCTATTGGGCTAATGCTCTAACCATGCCAATTTTGGGAGAGCTTATTGCTCATTTGGGTATTGAAGCTTATAATGAAACGGCTTTTTTACCAAGATTTTTAAAAGATGCTCCGGTACGTAGCTTAAGTTCAAAAAATTTAAATGAGTTGGTTTTAGATGTGTTGAATTCTGCGCATAAGGCTCCCAATTTAATGCAAAATATATTTCAGCAAATTGCACCTTCATCATCTTCCTTAGGAGAAAAAACACACGAGGTTTTGAACGCTGCTATGCGTTTGGCTCTAAGTGATGAAGCTGCTGGGCGTTTTTTCATTGAACAAATAGCCTATGCTGCTTCTTGTTCGGCTTTAGAACAGCTTGGGGAGCCACAAATCATTGCTGCTTTTTCTGAAAGTAGGCTTGGTGGCGGTTGGCGTAGCTCCTACGGTACTCTAAATATGCGCCATAATGCAGAGCAGATTTTGCAGATATTGTATCCAGCTTTCTAG
- a CDS encoding aspartate carbamoyltransferase catalytic subunit: MLHKHLLSIKDLSRPDLEYLLQSALKKLESPTKLPNFTGHSQVNMFFENSTRTRISFEIAAKRLGLEVINFGTQGSSVQKGETLLDTVRTIAAMQPDILVIRHHASGAAEFIAKHANCHIINAGDGTHEHPSQALLDALTIQKTKGTISGLIIAICGDILHSRVARSNILSLSRLGATIRLIAPSTLIPEFAYHLGIDIFHDIRVGIKNADVVMMLRLQNERMAGAFVPSMQEYAYFYGLNEDKLQNAKPNCMILHPGPQNRDVEISSALVDSPKSSIAQQVEMGVIMRMTIIEALLTGT, encoded by the coding sequence TTGCTGCATAAACATTTATTGTCTATTAAAGATTTATCAAGACCAGATCTCGAATATTTACTACAAAGCGCCCTAAAAAAGCTAGAATCGCCAACGAAGTTACCAAACTTTACTGGCCACAGCCAAGTTAATATGTTTTTTGAAAACTCTACTCGCACTCGAATTTCTTTCGAAATCGCAGCAAAGCGATTAGGTTTAGAGGTAATTAATTTTGGGACTCAAGGCTCTTCTGTACAAAAAGGCGAAACTTTATTAGATACAGTACGAACGATAGCTGCTATGCAACCAGACATTTTGGTTATACGCCACCATGCAAGCGGCGCAGCAGAATTTATAGCCAAACATGCTAATTGTCATATTATAAATGCTGGCGACGGCACTCATGAACATCCGAGTCAAGCTCTTCTAGACGCACTTACAATCCAAAAAACAAAAGGAACGATTAGTGGCCTTATAATCGCTATTTGCGGTGATATTTTGCATTCTCGCGTAGCTAGGTCTAATATTTTGTCGTTAAGTCGACTTGGTGCAACGATACGACTTATAGCTCCTAGCACACTTATACCAGAATTTGCTTATCATTTAGGCATAGACATCTTTCATGACATAAGAGTCGGCATCAAAAATGCCGATGTCGTAATGATGCTTCGCTTGCAAAACGAGCGCATGGCTGGGGCTTTTGTACCTTCTATGCAAGAATATGCATATTTTTATGGATTAAACGAAGATAAATTGCAAAATGCCAAACCAAACTGCATGATACTGCACCCAGGTCCGCAAAATCGCGATGTAGAAATAAGCTCAGCATTAGTAGATAGCCCTAAAAGCTCCATAGCACAACAAGTGGAAATGGGAGTAATTATGCGTATGACAATTATTGAAGCCTTGCTAACTGGGACATAG
- a CDS encoding cold-shock protein produces the protein MTMKNLINEVNTQAVVDYEPTLEIVGAVKWFDTSKGYGFIIADNNAVGEVLIHASILKKEGFQEIATGARISCIARKGDNGLYCIKIINLDMSSATASSVCAVKSQQNVVDVSSYERAIVKWFNVIRGFGFLTRGEGTEDIFVHMETLRRYGVMQLLPGDVVLVRYGIGQKGLTATEIRPDVSPQFMQTH, from the coding sequence ATGACAATGAAAAATTTAATAAATGAAGTAAATACACAAGCAGTAGTAGATTATGAGCCAACATTAGAGATTGTAGGGGCCGTAAAATGGTTTGATACCTCTAAGGGATACGGTTTTATAATTGCTGATAATAATGCTGTTGGCGAAGTCTTGATACATGCTAGCATTTTAAAGAAAGAAGGTTTTCAAGAAATTGCAACAGGTGCACGAATCAGTTGTATTGCTCGTAAGGGCGATAATGGCTTGTATTGCATTAAAATAATTAATTTGGATATGTCTAGTGCCACTGCAAGTTCCGTTTGTGCTGTAAAAAGCCAACAGAATGTAGTTGACGTTAGTAGTTATGAGCGGGCTATTGTTAAGTGGTTTAATGTTATCCGTGGCTTTGGCTTTTTAACTAGAGGTGAGGGAACAGAGGACATTTTTGTGCATATGGAAACGCTGCGCCGCTATGGCGTGATGCAATTATTGCCAGGAGATGTAGTTTTGGTTCGCTATGGGATAGGACAAAAAGGATTAACTGCTACAGAAATTCGGCCAGATGTTAGTCCACAATTTATGCAAACACATTAA
- the gatC gene encoding Asp-tRNA(Asn)/Glu-tRNA(Gln) amidotransferase subunit GatC, whose protein sequence is MAIDIAELKKMAKLSRLHIHPEKAESLCAEINAMFKFVDQLDRIEVDNVAPFVSSYQQSMLMRPDVVTDGNIAEDILKNAPSKFENFFLVPKVIE, encoded by the coding sequence ATGGCTATTGATATAGCGGAATTGAAAAAAATGGCGAAGCTATCTCGCCTGCATATTCACCCAGAAAAAGCGGAATCTTTGTGTGCAGAAATAAATGCTATGTTTAAATTTGTTGACCAATTAGATAGGATTGAGGTAGATAATGTTGCGCCTTTTGTTTCTAGCTATCAGCAATCCATGTTGATGCGGCCTGATGTTGTAACGGATGGCAATATAGCCGAAGATATATTAAAAAATGCACCATCTAAGTTTGAAAATTTTTTTCTGGTGCCTAAAGTTATAGAATAA